The uncultured Ilyobacter sp. genome has a segment encoding these proteins:
- a CDS encoding TldD/PmbA family protein, producing MEINIFIDLLFKKAKERCLENFEIYYTSSKSSSIKVFNQEVDSYSDSSSQGISFRVMENGKMGYSYTESISEKEIDFLIREALENAAIIENDDIEEIYGGGEEYTNLELYNPALETIGIGDKISLLMNTEKNTKEMDSRIKRVNYCVFGNGSSTRIIKNSKGLNLSEKGNSAYIYISVVAEDNGITKSGSSFRVSNNFSLFNADTIAKEAVEDAVSKLNPISIESKQYKVILKNEAFANMLGAFTGVFSSDNVQKGISKLKEKLGSSIASEKVTIIDNPHMKNGMASSSFDAEGVPTRYKEIVKNGVLTSYLYNLKTAKKDGVKSTGNASKGGYKGTLGISPSNFYLKEGETFFEELLELSDNGVLITSLSGLHSGLNSISGDFSLAAEGFVISDGKISSPLNQITVSGNFFDLLKEIDALGDDLKFGLSPVGAPSVLVNNLNISAD from the coding sequence ATGGAAATAAATATTTTTATTGATCTTCTTTTTAAAAAGGCAAAAGAGCGTTGTCTCGAAAATTTTGAGATATATTACACATCTTCAAAAAGTTCTTCTATTAAGGTGTTTAACCAGGAAGTTGACTCATATTCTGATTCTAGTTCCCAGGGGATATCTTTTAGGGTAATGGAAAACGGAAAAATGGGGTATTCCTATACAGAATCAATTTCCGAAAAAGAAATTGATTTTCTTATAAGAGAAGCCCTTGAAAATGCTGCAATTATCGAGAATGATGATATAGAGGAGATATACGGAGGCGGGGAAGAATATACAAATTTAGAGCTTTATAATCCTGCGTTAGAAACAATCGGTATAGGGGATAAGATCTCTTTACTGATGAATACTGAAAAAAACACCAAAGAAATGGATAGCAGAATAAAGAGGGTCAACTATTGTGTCTTTGGAAACGGTTCTTCAACCCGAATAATAAAGAATTCCAAGGGTCTCAATTTATCAGAAAAAGGAAACTCAGCCTATATTTATATCTCCGTTGTTGCAGAAGATAATGGAATCACCAAATCCGGTTCAAGCTTTAGGGTTTCCAATAATTTTTCATTATTTAATGCTGATACTATAGCAAAAGAAGCAGTAGAAGATGCAGTTTCCAAATTAAACCCAATATCTATAGAATCAAAACAATATAAAGTTATTCTAAAAAATGAGGCCTTTGCAAATATGTTAGGAGCTTTTACAGGAGTATTTTCATCTGACAATGTGCAAAAAGGTATCTCCAAACTTAAAGAAAAGCTAGGAAGTTCCATAGCAAGTGAAAAAGTAACTATCATAGACAATCCACACATGAAAAATGGTATGGCTTCCTCCTCCTTTGATGCTGAGGGAGTTCCCACAAGATACAAGGAAATAGTAAAAAATGGTGTCCTTACCAGTTATCTTTATAACCTCAAAACAGCAAAAAAAGATGGAGTAAAATCTACTGGGAATGCTTCAAAAGGTGGTTATAAGGGAACACTAGGGATATCCCCGAGTAATTTCTATCTGAAGGAGGGTGAAACTTTTTTTGAGGAGCTTTTAGAGTTATCAGACAACGGTGTATTGATTACCTCGTTAAGTGGACTTCACTCTGGATTAAATTCTATCTCAGGGGATTTTTCCCTGGCAGCTGAGGGGTTTGTCATCTCTGACGGTAAAATATCTAGTCCATTAAATCAGATAACTGTCTCAGGAAACTTTTTTGACCTTTTAAAAGAAATAGATGCATTAGGAGATGATCTGAAATTTGGTCTTTCTCCAGTGGGTGCTCCCTCTGTTCTTGTAAATAACTTAAATATTTCTGCAGATTAA
- a CDS encoding P-II family nitrogen regulator, translated as MKMLTAIIRPEGLNLLKEALQEEGIHGMTISEVRGFGRQLGKKEIFRGVEYLVEFIPKLRIEILLKDGDVERTIDILLKNLKTGEIGDGKIFIYPVDDVVRISSSERGEKAV; from the coding sequence ATGAAAATGTTGACGGCAATAATTAGACCTGAGGGTTTGAATCTTTTAAAAGAGGCCCTGCAGGAAGAAGGAATACACGGTATGACAATAAGTGAAGTAAGAGGATTTGGTAGGCAGCTGGGTAAAAAAGAGATTTTCAGAGGTGTTGAATATCTTGTGGAATTCATCCCAAAACTAAGAATTGAAATCTTGTTGAAAGATGGTGACGTGGAAAGAACCATAGATATTCTGCTAAAAAATCTAAAAACAGGAGAAATAGGTGACGGAAAGATATTTATATATCCTGTGGATGACGTGGTAAGAATAAGTTCTTCTGAAAGAGGGGAAAAAGCTGTATAA
- a CDS encoding MATE family efflux transporter has product MERLEKYKKVLKLALPAVGEMLLYMLIWTVDTLMVGKYGGRVAVSAVGLSGQILYTVSAIFSAMGIGVALTSLVSKKIGEKETEEANIYGSIGFFMGASISLILGILFYTLPQEFLKFANARGEVLVLGSIYLKISSFALLMTIWRGLLNGIIRGAQNTKIPLYTTAVMTVVNLGLDYLLIFGKMGFPEMGVRGAAIATVAANLVGFLYTIFYLQRHSCISLGACMSIKSSHLVYVKEKWWEIMRIALPASFQEGAISISRLAAVFMIMILGETAFSANQIALTVESISFMPGWGFAVAATSLAGLKMGEKNYEEAEDMIGISLHMGIVVMGLIAFSFVLFPEFLISLFIKVEEKEVIALGATCLMIASLEQVPLAYSMIVSGALRGMGDTKTPFYISVFSHWFIRLPLIYYLIYLKRYPVYYVWIVQVFHWIIDGGLLYIFYKKKINALLKYKVKN; this is encoded by the coding sequence ATGGAAAGACTGGAAAAATATAAAAAAGTACTAAAACTAGCCCTGCCAGCAGTGGGGGAAATGCTCCTATACATGCTTATATGGACAGTGGATACTCTAATGGTTGGGAAATATGGTGGGAGAGTGGCAGTAAGTGCGGTTGGACTCTCAGGTCAAATATTGTATACAGTTTCTGCTATATTTTCTGCTATGGGTATAGGGGTTGCTCTCACTTCCCTTGTCTCTAAGAAAATTGGAGAGAAAGAGACTGAGGAGGCCAACATCTATGGAAGTATAGGATTTTTTATGGGGGCATCCATATCATTGATTTTAGGAATTTTATTTTATACTCTTCCTCAGGAATTCTTGAAGTTTGCAAATGCCAGAGGAGAGGTTTTAGTACTAGGAAGCATATATTTAAAAATAAGCTCTTTTGCACTTTTGATGACAATCTGGAGAGGACTCTTAAATGGAATTATAAGAGGGGCCCAGAATACAAAGATCCCTCTATATACAACTGCTGTGATGACCGTAGTTAATTTAGGATTGGATTATCTCCTCATATTTGGGAAAATGGGTTTCCCTGAAATGGGAGTAAGGGGAGCAGCCATAGCAACTGTAGCAGCAAATTTAGTGGGCTTTTTATACACCATATTTTATCTTCAAAGGCATTCCTGCATCAGCTTGGGGGCCTGCATGAGCATAAAGAGCAGTCACCTTGTGTATGTAAAAGAGAAATGGTGGGAAATAATGAGAATTGCCCTCCCTGCATCATTTCAGGAGGGAGCCATTAGTATCTCAAGGCTTGCCGCAGTATTCATGATAATGATTTTAGGAGAGACGGCATTTTCCGCCAATCAGATAGCACTTACGGTAGAATCCATTTCTTTTATGCCTGGCTGGGGATTTGCGGTGGCAGCTACCTCCCTTGCAGGGCTGAAAATGGGCGAAAAAAATTACGAAGAAGCAGAAGATATGATAGGAATAAGCCTTCATATGGGAATTGTTGTGATGGGGCTTATCGCCTTTTCCTTTGTACTTTTTCCAGAATTTCTCATATCTCTTTTCATAAAAGTTGAAGAAAAAGAGGTCATCGCTCTAGGTGCAACATGCCTAATGATAGCTTCTTTAGAACAGGTCCCCCTGGCATATTCCATGATTGTAAGTGGAGCACTGCGTGGGATGGGAGATACCAAGACTCCCTTTTACATATCTGTGTTTTCACACTGGTTTATAAGACTCCCTCTGATATATTATTTGATATATCTTAAAAGATACCCTGTCTATTATGTATGGATTGTGCAGGTATTTCACTGGATTATAGACGGAGGACTTTTGTATATCTTTTATAAAAAGAAAATAAACGCCCTCTTAAAATACAAAGTGAAAAATTAA
- the amt gene encoding ammonium transporter: MKKMSFLWKLGAISLACPTLLFASSDIQTNLNIVWLGIAGAMVMFMQVGFIALESGFTRGKNAVNVASKGILDFAVGAILYFSIGYAFMFGEGSFIGSTNFFLTDYISSGDTWGIMVWFFQVMFAGAAATIVSGAVAERVKLSGYVVACALIAGFIYPIFGHWAWSDGGWLATMNFHDFAGSTVIHSLGGWLALAGAIVVGPRFGKFGKDGKVNAIPGHNIPLATLGTFILWFGWYGFNGGSTLLGDGSIAIVLLNTTLGGAAGALSAMIYSVFKQNKLVDLGMTLNGALAGLVSVTAGADVLHPGFAVLIGLVAGIFVSVSVPFFDKIGIDDPVGAVSVHGVNGAWGTIAVGLFTAEYNLVTQLIGSLTVFVYAFGIGMIMFKLIDKFMGIRVTASEELVGLDIAEHGYSAYPEFPSHSEVSLFK; the protein is encoded by the coding sequence ATGAAAAAAATGTCGTTTTTATGGAAACTAGGGGCTATTTCTTTGGCATGTCCTACTTTATTGTTCGCATCTTCAGATATCCAGACAAATTTGAATATAGTTTGGCTTGGGATAGCAGGTGCTATGGTAATGTTTATGCAGGTGGGTTTTATAGCGTTGGAATCAGGGTTTACCAGAGGTAAAAATGCAGTTAACGTTGCTTCAAAAGGGATACTGGATTTTGCAGTGGGAGCCATACTATATTTTTCCATTGGTTATGCATTTATGTTTGGGGAAGGGAGCTTTATAGGAAGCACTAATTTTTTTCTGACGGACTATATCAGCTCTGGAGACACCTGGGGAATTATGGTTTGGTTCTTTCAGGTAATGTTTGCAGGAGCAGCTGCTACAATAGTTTCAGGTGCGGTTGCAGAAAGAGTAAAACTTTCTGGTTATGTAGTTGCGTGTGCTTTAATAGCAGGTTTCATTTATCCTATATTCGGACACTGGGCATGGAGCGACGGAGGATGGCTTGCTACCATGAATTTTCATGATTTTGCAGGGTCTACAGTAATACATTCACTAGGAGGATGGCTTGCCCTTGCAGGAGCAATAGTTGTGGGACCTAGATTTGGAAAATTTGGAAAAGATGGGAAAGTAAATGCCATACCTGGTCATAACATCCCTCTAGCCACTCTGGGAACTTTTATACTGTGGTTCGGTTGGTATGGTTTTAACGGTGGTTCCACTCTTTTAGGTGATGGATCTATAGCTATAGTTCTCTTGAATACTACACTTGGAGGAGCTGCAGGTGCACTTTCTGCGATGATCTATTCGGTATTCAAGCAGAACAAATTAGTGGATCTAGGTATGACTCTAAACGGAGCTTTAGCAGGATTGGTATCAGTAACAGCAGGGGCAGATGTATTGCATCCTGGGTTTGCAGTACTTATAGGACTTGTAGCTGGAATATTTGTATCAGTTTCAGTTCCATTCTTTGATAAAATAGGTATCGATGACCCTGTCGGTGCAGTCTCAGTGCATGGAGTCAACGGCGCCTGGGGTACCATTGCCGTAGGACTTTTTACAGCAGAGTACAACTTGGTTACACAACTTATAGGATCACTTACTGTATTTGTGTATGCTTTTGGAATAGGAATGATAATGTTTAAACTGATAGATAAATTTATGGGAATAAGAGTAACTGCAAGTGAAGAGTTGGTGGGTCTTGATATTGCAGAGCACGGATATTCAGCTTATCCGGAATTCCCTTCACATTCTGAGGTGTCCCTCTTTAAATAA